From one Lotus japonicus ecotype B-129 chromosome 3, LjGifu_v1.2 genomic stretch:
- the LOC130749218 gene encoding uncharacterized protein LOC130749218: protein MDIAIFSASSLFGEDDAPTREENAETPESYVERKHQFPGMELIVREFSFHQLNANLLWPGTFAFAEWLVQHRSCFEGRRAIELGSGTGALAIFLRRSYNLDITTSDYNDQEIEENIAHNCRANEIPVIPHIKHTWGDKFPNSTPDWDLIIASDILLYVKQYANLIQTISFLLKCYKPRDRSAVSLTGNDTNDGDVVLPWPAFLMSWRRRIGKEDESLFFDGCEKAGLEVKHLGSRVYCIKPVGNENSETKS from the exons ATGGACATAGCTATCTTCTCTGCATCATCGCTCTTCGGCGAAGATGACGCTCCTACTC GCGAGGAAAATGCAGAGACTCCGGAAAGCTACGTTGAGAGGAAGCACCAGTTTCCTGGAATG GAGCTGATTGTTCGAGAATTTTCCTTTCATCAACTGAATGCTAATTTACTCTGGCCGGGGACATTTGCATTTGCGGAATGGTTAGTTCAGCACAGGTCATGCTTTGAAGGACGTCGTGCCATTGAATTGGGAAG TGGTACAGGAGCTTTGGCCATATTTCTTCGAAGGTCATATAATCTTGATATTACAACTTCGGACTACAATGATCAAGAAATAGAGGAGAACATAGCGCACAACTGCAGGGCAAATGAAATACCTGTTATACCTCATATAAAAC ATACCTGGGGAGACAAGTTTCCAAATTCTACCCCTGACTGGGACCTGATCATTGCGAGTGATATCTTATTGT ATGTGAAACAGTATGCAAATTTGATACAGACCATTTCCTTTCTTCTCAAATGTTACAAGCCTAGAGATAGGAGCGCAGTTTCTCTAACTGGGAATGACACGAATGATG GAGATGTGGTGTTGCCGTGGCCAGCCTTTTTAATGAGCTGGAGACGTAGAATTGGAAAGGAAGATGAATCGCTTTTCTTCGATGGTTGTGAAAAAGCTGGTTTAGAAGTGAAGCATCTTGGATCCCGTGTATATTGCATCAAGCCCGTTGGAAATGAGAATTCAGAAACAAAATCTTGA